Proteins from a genomic interval of Candidatus Methylomirabilis sp.:
- a CDS encoding right-handed parallel beta-helix repeat-containing protein, protein MKNSKVFFLAIAITLVPFPWLLPSIGEAQVVVDCDAGGRIQDAINFAFPSGALIFVTGTCFEQNINVGGHLANITLDGLAPGATARATIFSQTPSGAPLNGAVGVNGARNVRIRNFIITGNGTSDGVSIVDGAAVRLENNIIENQARDGVFLRFSFARIIRNTIQNNGADGINVTESSSARIGHSSFDDLTPMPNTIQGNGGNGIRVSRSSNARIAGNKAISPSIGGGISGNGGHGVFVHQASHAQIATNDISSNGGDGISVNENSGVNLSIGAIFNEPNSTTGLNIGFGIQCSIGGYASGPVGSLDGSGGERKFEGNCINNLSR, encoded by the coding sequence ATGAAAAACTCCAAGGTGTTCTTCCTGGCGATCGCAATAACGCTTGTGCCGTTCCCGTGGCTTCTGCCTTCGATTGGAGAGGCGCAAGTGGTCGTGGATTGCGATGCTGGCGGCAGAATTCAGGACGCCATCAACTTTGCCTTCCCATCGGGGGCGCTCATCTTCGTGACGGGAACTTGTTTTGAGCAAAATATCAACGTGGGGGGGCATTTAGCCAATATCACCCTGGATGGCCTGGCGCCTGGCGCAACGGCAAGGGCCACAATTTTCAGTCAAACTCCCTCGGGCGCGCCCTTAAATGGCGCTGTTGGTGTAAACGGCGCAAGGAACGTCAGGATTAGGAATTTCATCATCACCGGCAACGGGACGAGCGACGGAGTAAGTATCGTCGATGGGGCTGCGGTGCGACTGGAGAATAATATCATTGAGAATCAGGCCAGGGACGGGGTTTTCCTCCGGTTCTCGTTTGCGCGAATAATCCGCAACACGATACAGAACAACGGCGCTGACGGGATAAACGTCACTGAGAGCAGCTCAGCCCGAATCGGCCACTCGAGCTTCGATGACTTGACGCCAATGCCCAACACGATCCAGGGCAACGGCGGCAACGGGATCAGGGTATCCCGGTCTTCGAACGCCCGCATCGCGGGCAACAAAGCTATTAGCCCGAGTATCGGCGGCGGTATCAGTGGCAACGGAGGCCATGGCGTTTTCGTCCACCAGGCCTCTCATGCCCAGATCGCTACTAACGACATTAGCAGTAACGGCGGCGATGGGATAAGTGTCAATGAGAACTCCGGCGTCAATCTCAGCATCGGTGCGATCTTCAACGAGCCAAACTCCACCACTGGGCTCAACATCGGTTTTGGAATCCAATGCTCGATCGGGGGCTACGCCAGCGGTCCTGTAGGGTCCCTCGACGGGAGCGGTGGCGAAAGGAAGTTTGAAGGGAACTGCATAAATAACCTCTCAAGGTGA
- a CDS encoding menaquinone biosynthesis protein, giving the protein MAAEPLHLGKVAYLNCEPVYAGLEEGATPARCTIVEGTPAALNEALMGGRLDISVISSLAYARATEALRLLPNLAIACDGPVVSVRCFSRVPWRDLTGRRVLLTPASMTSACLLRVLLHRRFGVEPEYVAAADGEELPVDVAAGLLIGDPALREATRGRFPFDLDLGEEWKAWTGLPFVFAVWAVRTEVWDDRAEEVRALHRALTASRTYGLARAEAISRAVHARVGMTEEACLAYFRKHLSFDLSPRHLEGLRAFFALPEVRAEVGRTVPLRFID; this is encoded by the coding sequence ATGGCCGCTGAGCCGCTCCACCTCGGGAAGGTGGCCTACCTGAACTGCGAGCCGGTCTACGCCGGCCTGGAGGAGGGGGCCACGCCGGCCCGGTGCACCATCGTGGAGGGGACGCCGGCCGCGCTGAACGAAGCCCTGATGGGCGGGAGGCTGGACATCTCGGTCATCTCCTCTCTCGCCTACGCGCGGGCCACGGAAGCGCTCCGCCTCCTTCCGAACCTGGCCATCGCCTGCGACGGTCCGGTGGTCAGCGTTCGCTGCTTCAGCCGGGTCCCGTGGCGGGATCTCACGGGCCGGCGCGTCCTGCTGACCCCCGCGTCGATGACCTCCGCCTGCCTCCTGCGGGTTCTCCTGCACCGGCGGTTCGGCGTCGAGCCGGAGTACGTTGCCGCGGCCGACGGGGAGGAGCTGCCCGTGGATGTGGCTGCCGGCCTGCTCATCGGCGACCCGGCGCTGCGGGAGGCCACCAGGGGGCGGTTCCCCTTCGACCTCGACCTGGGGGAGGAGTGGAAGGCGTGGACCGGCCTCCCGTTCGTCTTCGCCGTATGGGCGGTCCGGACGGAGGTCTGGGATGATCGGGCGGAGGAGGTCCGGGCCCTGCACCGGGCCCTGACGGCGTCCAGGACCTACGGGCTGGCCCGGGCGGAAGCGATTAGCCGCGCGGTCCACGCCCGCGTCGGGATGACGGAGGAAGCCTGCCTGGCCTACTTCCGGAAGCACCTCTCCTTCGATCTGAGCCCCCGCCACCTGGAGGGGCTGCGGGCCTTCTTCGCGCTGCCCGAAGTGCGGGCGGAGGTGGGCAGGACCGTCCCGCTCCGGTTCATTGACTAA
- a CDS encoding amidohydrolase family protein, with protein MRRLLSASWLLPVTGPPIPDGALLVAGGRIEAVGPRAVLREARADAPEEAFPGAALLPGLVNVHTHLELSGLRGTLPGGRGFLPWLLALIEKKRTLDAPWYRASVAAGIEALLRAGTTCVGEVSSAGVSPPLLRESGLRGVIYWEVLGPDGTQAEALAARAAADLAALAALVRGTPLAAGLSPHSLYSTTPALRAALRRLRDVGPWPVSIHAAESREEVQFVQEGVGPFWESLLKPLGVAAPQGCGMGPLALLEAEGWLTPGTVVVHAVQAEAADAARLARTGAAVACCPRSNAALGVGAPPLAALRLAGVRVGLATDSLASAPSLSLWDELRAARPLLPELRPRDWLRMLTLGGAEVLGLADRVGSLAPGKEADCIAVRVPEGEDPERWLLEGVSEDAVCFGMVGGRVLLDARAAAGDQHGR; from the coding sequence ATGCGCCGCCTCCTGAGCGCATCCTGGCTCCTTCCCGTAACGGGACCCCCCATCCCGGACGGCGCCCTCCTGGTGGCGGGGGGCCGCATCGAGGCCGTGGGGCCCCGGGCCGTCCTGAGGGAGGCCCGGGCCGACGCCCCCGAAGAGGCCTTCCCCGGGGCGGCGCTCCTCCCCGGCCTGGTGAATGTGCACACGCACCTCGAGCTCTCCGGCCTCCGGGGCACGCTCCCCGGGGGGCGAGGCTTCCTCCCCTGGCTCCTGGCGCTCATCGAGAAGAAGCGCACCCTGGATGCCCCCTGGTACCGCGCCTCGGTGGCAGCGGGAATCGAGGCGCTGCTCCGGGCCGGGACCACCTGCGTGGGGGAGGTGAGCTCCGCCGGCGTGAGCCCCCCCTTGCTGCGCGAGAGCGGGCTCCGGGGGGTCATTTACTGGGAGGTCCTGGGCCCGGACGGCACCCAGGCGGAGGCCCTCGCGGCCAGGGCGGCGGCGGACCTGGCCGCCCTCGCTGCCCTGGTCCGGGGCACGCCCCTCGCGGCCGGCCTTTCCCCCCACTCCCTCTACAGCACGACCCCTGCCCTCCGGGCCGCGCTGCGGCGCTTGCGGGACGTCGGTCCCTGGCCGGTCAGCATCCACGCCGCGGAGAGTCGCGAGGAGGTGCAGTTCGTGCAGGAGGGGGTCGGCCCCTTCTGGGAAAGCCTGCTGAAGCCCCTCGGCGTCGCAGCGCCGCAGGGGTGCGGGATGGGGCCCCTCGCCCTTCTGGAGGCGGAGGGGTGGCTCACCCCCGGGACGGTCGTCGTCCACGCGGTGCAGGCGGAGGCCGCCGACGCCGCGCGCCTGGCCCGGACGGGAGCCGCCGTGGCCTGCTGCCCCCGGAGCAACGCCGCCCTGGGCGTGGGCGCCCCGCCCCTCGCGGCCCTGCGGCTGGCGGGGGTCCGGGTCGGGCTGGCGACCGATTCGCTCGCGAGCGCCCCGAGCCTCAGCCTCTGGGACGAGCTCCGCGCGGCCCGCCCCCTCCTGCCGGAGCTGCGCCCGCGGGATTGGCTCCGGATGCTCACGCTCGGGGGGGCGGAGGTGCTGGGTCTCGCGGATCGGGTCGGCTCCCTCGCGCCGGGGAAGGAGGCCGACTGCATCGCGGTGCGGGTGCCGGAGGGAGAGGACCCGGAACGGTGGCTTCTGGAGGGGGTCTCGGAGGATGCGGTCTGCTTCGGCATGGTGGGGGGAAGAGTCCTCCTGGATGCCCGGGCCGCGGCAGGAGACCAGCATGGCCGCTGA
- a CDS encoding molybdenum cofactor guanylyltransferase — MTGAVLAGGKSSRMGRNKALLTFGGKRLIERIVTALRDLFPEVLVIGGTPGPYDDLGVRVVPDLIPEKGSLGGIYTAVAAARHPHAFVMACDMPFFNSPLVRHMRALAAEADIVIPRSPEGLQPLHAIYGKACLPHMEEAIRSDDLKITRFFRQVRVREVGPEALAALDVEGLAFLNANTPEEFAEALARWTAQQEGRCAAS; from the coding sequence ATGACGGGGGCGGTCCTGGCCGGCGGGAAGTCCTCCCGCATGGGGAGGAACAAGGCCCTCCTCACGTTCGGCGGGAAGCGCCTCATCGAGCGGATCGTCACCGCCCTGCGGGACCTGTTCCCGGAGGTGCTGGTCATCGGCGGGACACCGGGCCCCTACGACGATCTGGGGGTTCGGGTGGTCCCGGACCTCATCCCGGAGAAAGGGTCGCTGGGGGGCATCTACACGGCCGTGGCCGCGGCTCGCCATCCCCACGCCTTCGTGATGGCCTGCGACATGCCCTTCTTCAATTCTCCCCTCGTCCGGCACATGCGGGCGCTGGCGGCGGAGGCGGATATCGTCATCCCCCGATCGCCCGAGGGACTCCAGCCTCTGCACGCGATCTACGGGAAGGCCTGCCTCCCGCACATGGAGGAGGCGATCCGGTCGGACGACCTCAAGATCACCCGATTCTTTCGCCAGGTCCGGGTGCGGGAAGTCGGCCCGGAGGCGTTGGCGGCCCTCGACGTGGAGGGGCTGGCCTTCCTGAACGCCAACACGCCGGAGGAGTTCGCCGAGGCCCTCGCCCGGTGGACCGCGCAGCAGGAGGGCCGATGCGCCGCCTCCTGA
- a CDS encoding molybdopterin molybdotransferase MoeA: protein MGSEAHCPLAEARRRLLGLLPARAVEQIPLAAATGRVLAEPALSALAVPPQDCAAMDGYAVRAADTAGAGPHRPSRLSLLAGDLTAGRAQVPPVAPGQTVRIMTGAPLPAGADAVVPWERAREEAGGLLFGEPVVPGSHVRRRGQELRPGAVCFPAGRFLTAFEVGLLASAGCATVSAWARPRVAVLATGSELRDLAEPAAPGREVVASNGYMLAAQVAEWGGLPDRRPPVGDDPEALVRAVRSAEAPVVVTTAGTGRGVHDFLTAVWAALRAEVVVPGVAIRPGSTTRVARLGERILLGLPGGPGAAWAAFHALVGPALWAWGGVAAEPLAVRAALAEVVSTEAGVTHLIRGRLMPAGEGWRFAPARTGATGVAILEGTDREIAAGAVVRVELLPPRPAPGTE from the coding sequence ATCGGGTCCGAGGCCCACTGCCCGCTTGCCGAGGCGCGCCGGCGGCTGCTCGGCCTTCTGCCCGCGCGGGCAGTCGAGCAGATCCCGCTGGCCGCCGCGACGGGGCGGGTCCTGGCGGAGCCGGCGCTCTCGGCCCTGGCTGTTCCCCCCCAGGACTGCGCCGCCATGGACGGGTATGCGGTCCGAGCGGCGGACACCGCGGGCGCCGGACCCCATCGTCCCAGCCGGCTGTCGCTCCTGGCCGGGGACCTCACGGCGGGCCGCGCGCAGGTGCCTCCCGTCGCCCCGGGCCAGACGGTGCGGATCATGACCGGGGCGCCGCTGCCGGCGGGAGCGGATGCCGTCGTCCCCTGGGAGAGGGCGCGGGAGGAGGCGGGGGGCCTCCTCTTCGGGGAGCCGGTTGTACCCGGGAGCCACGTCCGGCGCCGGGGCCAGGAACTCCGCCCCGGCGCCGTTTGCTTTCCGGCGGGGCGGTTCCTGACGGCCTTCGAGGTGGGCCTCCTGGCCTCGGCCGGATGCGCCACCGTGTCCGCATGGGCGCGCCCCCGGGTGGCCGTCCTGGCGACGGGCAGCGAGCTCCGCGACCTGGCGGAGCCGGCAGCGCCGGGGCGGGAGGTGGTGGCCAGCAACGGCTATATGCTGGCGGCCCAGGTGGCGGAGTGGGGAGGGCTGCCGGACCGCCGGCCCCCGGTCGGCGACGACCCCGAGGCCCTGGTCCGCGCCGTCCGGTCTGCGGAGGCTCCGGTGGTCGTGACCACGGCAGGGACAGGGAGGGGGGTGCACGACTTCCTGACGGCCGTCTGGGCGGCCCTCCGGGCGGAGGTGGTGGTGCCCGGGGTCGCCATCCGGCCCGGCTCGACGACGCGGGTCGCCCGCCTGGGAGAGCGGATCCTCCTGGGGCTTCCGGGAGGCCCCGGGGCGGCGTGGGCCGCCTTCCACGCCCTGGTGGGGCCGGCCCTCTGGGCGTGGGGAGGGGTTGCCGCCGAGCCGCTGGCGGTCAGGGCGGCACTGGCCGAGGTCGTCAGCACGGAGGCCGGCGTGACGCACCTCATCCGAGGCCGGCTCATGCCCGCAGGAGAGGGCTGGCGATTCGCGCCGGCCCGGACCGGGGCCACGGGTGTGGCCATCCTCGAGGGGACGGATCGGGAGATCGCAGCGGGGGCGGTGGTCCGGGTGGAGCTGCTCCCGCCGCGCCCGGCGCCGGGGACGGAATGA
- the rpoZ gene encoding DNA-directed RNA polymerase subunit omega, with protein MPLVPIEEILDKADSKYRLVIIAAKRSKQLARGAPPLIQTRSVKPTYIALEELASGVVDYSVVPLEEAVAAGMLVEEGGKPTWFRDLAPEAVAVEEEEEEGAPEAEAPEEVVAEVEEAAPAPPAEAPIVPDAEVVDLESLEKAEEEEEE; from the coding sequence ATGCCTTTAGTCCCTATCGAGGAGATCCTCGACAAGGCGGACAGCAAGTACCGCCTGGTCATCATCGCCGCCAAGCGGAGCAAGCAGCTCGCCCGGGGGGCCCCGCCCCTGATCCAGACCCGCAGCGTCAAGCCCACCTACATCGCCCTCGAGGAGTTGGCGTCGGGGGTGGTGGACTACAGCGTGGTTCCGCTGGAGGAGGCGGTGGCGGCCGGGATGCTCGTGGAGGAAGGGGGAAAGCCCACCTGGTTCCGGGATCTGGCGCCGGAGGCGGTGGCGGTCGAGGAGGAAGAGGAGGAGGGCGCCCCCGAAGCCGAGGCGCCGGAGGAAGTTGTCGCAGAGGTGGAGGAGGCGGCCCCTGCGCCGCCGGCGGAAGCCCCCATTGTGCCGGATGCGGAGGTGGTGGACCTGGAGTCGCTCGAGAAGGCCGAGGAAGAGGAGGAGGAGTAA
- the gmk gene encoding guanylate kinase, producing MKSERLLIVVSAPSGAGKTTLCEEAVRRLPRLVHSVSYTTRPPRPDESDGRDYHFVEEGTFKRMVAEGAFAEWATVHGHLYGTSRKDLEAHFAHGNDVILDIDTQGAAILRAAYPEGVFIFILPPSFAQLEARLRARGTDRPEEIARRLARARTEMAAYPEYEYVVVNDDVERAVEVLCAIITAERSKSRRFTPAPDMAPGR from the coding sequence GTGAAGTCGGAGCGGCTCCTGATCGTGGTGTCGGCCCCGTCGGGCGCGGGGAAGACGACCCTCTGCGAGGAGGCCGTCCGGCGGCTGCCCCGCCTCGTGCATTCCGTGTCCTATACGACCCGGCCCCCCCGGCCGGACGAGTCCGACGGGCGGGACTACCACTTCGTGGAGGAGGGGACCTTCAAGCGCATGGTGGCGGAGGGCGCGTTCGCGGAATGGGCGACCGTCCACGGGCACCTCTACGGGACCTCCCGGAAGGACCTGGAGGCCCACTTCGCGCACGGCAACGACGTGATCCTGGACATCGACACCCAGGGGGCGGCCATCCTGCGCGCGGCCTATCCGGAGGGGGTCTTCATCTTCATCCTGCCCCCCTCCTTCGCCCAGCTGGAGGCGCGGCTCCGGGCGCGGGGGACCGACCGGCCCGAGGAGATCGCCCGGCGCCTTGCGCGAGCGCGGACGGAGATGGCCGCGTACCCCGAGTACGAGTACGTAGTGGTCAACGACGACGTGGAGCGGGCGGTGGAGGTGCTCTGCGCCATCATCACCGCCGAGCGGTCAAAGAGCCGCCGCTTCACCCCGGCGCCCGACATGGCGCCCGGCCGGTGA